TAGATGATTATGTGACATATAatcattatgtttaaataaataaatgaaataatcatttattccaTTTACTTAACACATAACCATATagctaatttttatttattaattccagGGGCTATGTGAAAATGATGAAATTCTGCAATTTGGTTCAATAAACCATAACAATTTTTCTGATGTCACACAGTTGCATCAAATAGTGTCTCATTCAGTGGGACAGAGGATTCAACTAAAAGTAAGACGGGACCAAATAGTACAAAGCATCACTGTGGTGCCTAGACCTTGGGCTCAACCTGGCTTACTTGGATGTCAGATACGGCGGCTATAATCTCTTATTACCATAAGAATTCAAGGATCAtatgctttattattatacaaaataaaataaaaattcttataacAGATGTTTCATTCTCCAACTAAAATACTCTTACATTAATAGTATATCTCTCAAGATggagattttttatttgtatcatgataatttcaaagtaatatttatataagttttaaaactgttattgtttgcatattatgtatatgtatgttgTAAATTTAGTAAGAAGGTATCTAATAAAGAGTCTATATGATTAatactgttattataatttgtcttcaatacttttttttcttctgctATCAGCCCTAAGGCTATGAACAAATATATGCTGTGGTGCTGTCATGTTGAGGGGCTTGCCACTAGAAGCATCTAATCATCTCCTGCCTAGAGGTCTTCTAGCTCAAGAATATACTGACCCTTTCATTTTTCTCATTTCAAGGTGTTCGTGAACTTTGTTGTTGGTTATATACCATGGTACTTTGGCAATTGCCCTTAGGctcttttattacataaaaaagctcTTTCCTCAATAAATATGCAGAACATTACATAAATTTgctgtataatataaacttaaaaataaattttgtggtTTATAACCattgcatttgtttttggtttaacttttaatattgctTCATCAACTCGTTCTTTAAGTGTTTTCTGTTCACTTTCATCCCCCACATCACTTAAATCGTCATCAGAACTTCTATCATAGGTATACTTCATGGTGTagtcaaaatacaatttatcatCCACCAGTCGATAATCAGGCTTTGTAATTGTTCCTCGAAGACAATCATTGTAATAGCATACAGCTTTTTCTTGGTCATATGTTTCGCAGGAACCTGAAATTTTATTCAGTTTAACTAGATATAATAGATGTTTTGTAAAAGATTCGCTGTTGGTAATTATTAAgagttacatttattaagcCATATTGTGTTAAAGTTACGTGTCTAAAGTAGGAATTCCAATTCCCACACAGTGCCGTATTAAGCCAGCGCGGGGCCTGTAGCAAATTCTATCAAGTGGCCCTTGCTTTGCTTTTGCTTCTCAAGTTTaggatattgaataaaataaaaccgtTACGAATAAATTTATCTGGATCGGAAAATTGAGTGattgtaaaattttcaatatagaCTTCTTTAACCAAATCATGCTCTATATTTAACAAAGAGATAAAGACGTtcttacaaaaacaaaacctGGCCACTTGAAAGATAGATGTTGTATAGGTCGatcgattataattaaacattagaaCCGTACGCTAAAAagtctgtaaaataaaataaaattacttttaaattaaatttacttatttttacgaTTTAATCTGACAAAATCGAATTTTAGATCTTTAAGTGTAAGTGAAGCAAGATATATTACGCTCcgatctaaaaaaaatttttacgGTGACGGGAGAGGGGGGCGCCCAAATTGGCGAGGCCCGTAGCATTTGCTACTCTTATTATATGGCTAATCCGACACTGTTCTCACCTGGTCTTCTCAATCGAGTAGTGAGAACGGCTCTTTCTGGAGCCATGTTCTGGAAGTATACGAGGTAGCACGCGAGCATTGTGCCGGTCCGGCCACGCCCGTGACGACAATGCACCCCTACagtctgaaaatattttaaactgatGAACAGTATGACATTCCTTAACTATTGCAGCTTTCCATGTTTATGTGTTGCTATTGGTGTTGCCGAGGTGCCGAAGGTGGGAGAAcgaaataaaaaccttaactGGGAAAATATGGACAAGGAAAGTTGGAAGAACAGATGGTTGGTCGGTGTCACCCACGACACACTAGAGACACTAAGTTaaagattaatattatgtatttttaggtTTAGATAGATTAATATCACGCtttgataaaaattttaaagttcATTCAGAAAACAGTTTAACCTTTCTTGAGACACGTTTCAGCcgtactaataaattaattacttatactAATTGGCATTATTATTACTTCGTTAAGGTCCAAGACAGTGTTTGCCAATGTGGGGCCTACGCCCCACAGTGTGCAATTAGATTGTTGTgttctaaaatttattaaagttatttgtaattttagtttttcattatatgttttgaaaatttactaacTGCGTTTCGTTCatcctaataatttattcctaaaacctatcatttaagtgttttaaatgaacaagtaaatcttttaatattaaaaattatgtataagggGCAAAAGAGTTTTAGAAAGGGAAAGGTGCGGCAGGCTACAAAAAAAGGTTAGGATGCACAGGTCTAAGATATCTTACCTCTCCCATCATCTCTGCTTTCTTACAGATTTCAATAAACTTCACAATTTGCTTTAAAGATGGCGCGCTAAACTCCTTAATCTTTATAAGAGTCCACTTTAATTTCCTGCATTCCATAACTGGAGGTATCCTTTCCGGAGATAGAGTTATAATGTGATTAATACCAGCATTAACCagaaagtttaaattttctacTGTTTGTGGCCACCCCATACCGGCAATCTTTGCTTCTACGAACCATGAGAAGTTGTAAGGAGGGTAGGCCTCGACGTCTACCACCGTTTGCGTCTCCTCTTTACCACTCTCAATTCCGTTTGGAGTTTCCTTAATAATTTCCGATTCTTGAACCTTTTCGGATCTATCTGCATATTTGTAGAAGATTTTTGCTAATTTTACATTAGGTCCTGCTCGTAGTGTTGAcattttatctataaaattattaaacataaaattatatatattttttaatttattgcaatatCTATGCAACACATACAAATGTTTATACAACTCTTTACCATAATCATCTATTATCTATATTCCTGTTAATTCGGTTATGTCAATGTCACTCACATTACACAGCAGATAGTTTGTTTTCCTCGTTAAATGCTACCAATTCTTCAATTTGAAAAGTAAACACATTATAGCgttctaaaatttataacCTCTTAAATTTAAGCCGAATATTTATGTAGTATATCTTGTATATTGccaaattatgtaataacatTATACCTATACTTACTATAAGATTGACACTTCACTTTCCCAACCGCTGACACGTTTATGCACTTGTCTCAAACTACTATTTCAAGAGATTGAATCGAAAGTTTGACAAAAGTTGGATTCGCGccaaaattttactttttggCATTCAATTTGGCGCGCCTAGACCGCGACATTGATCGAAATGCATTTAAATGGGGCAGATGAATTGTATTGGATATTTTTAGAACTAGAACTATCAATAATGGTTTACTAGGTATTTGGATTGCTCGGTTtgattataattgaaaaattctaCAAGGcacaaatatagatttttgcGTGGTCAACTGACCTGATCAAATTCTCTGAATTATAAAAGTCTGAAAACGTATAGATTTTTTGATAGAAACGAATAACCATATAtcttaaaacatgtttttacgGAGTCTATAACGAATGAATAAGTATCCGTAATACAATTTACATGTTTATGATTGAATTTAAGGAATGAATAAAACCAAATAGATCAAAcgatattaacatttattatcaggtacacaacaaaaaaagtgCATCACAGACAAACCTTAGTATAATGAAGCTAACAATATAgcctaattttaaatactttacaatttttattccaTAAAGGCTTAATAGTTAACGCATGATAACGAATTTCCCAGCAAAAATAACGTTATTCATTTACGTTGGCtaaaaaacaatgtttcaGTATTGTAGgcacaggctgatcacctacttgccttaaGAAATACACAAATTACAGGACTTATAAAATGAGCACAAACTTATTTCCTTCATGTCATTATGCTCTATCgacaattttcatacaaataaaaacattgttatgtGATATCAAAGAAAAACGTT
The genomic region above belongs to Pieris brassicae chromosome 9, ilPieBrab1.1, whole genome shotgun sequence and contains:
- the LOC123714547 gene encoding dual specificity protein phosphatase 23-like, with the protein product MSTLRAGPNVKLAKIFYKYADRSEKVQESEIIKETPNGIESGKEETQTVVDVEAYPPYNFSWFVEAKIAGMGWPQTVENLNFLVNAGINHIITLSPERIPPVMECRKLKWTLIKIKEFSAPSLKQIVKFIEICKKAEMMGETVGVHCRHGRGRTGTMLACYLVYFQNMAPERAVLTTRLRRPGSCETYDQEKAVCYYNDCLRGTITKPDYRLVDDKLYFDYTMKYTYDRSSDDDLSDVGDESEQKTLKERVDEAILKVKPKTNAMVINHKIYF